The Betta splendens chromosome 7, fBetSpl5.4, whole genome shotgun sequence genome includes a window with the following:
- the LOC114858805 gene encoding neural cell adhesion molecule L1.1-like isoform X3 has product MCVSQHWRMGSPALPLLLVLLLSLLSSTPPFAQGAISIPKDLLQPPVFKETPTSHTAFFREDFHLPCNAHGKPAPTYRWVKDGSLVESEHTGSGTLQAKEKEPLELYQGSYRCYASNTLGTAITQAVKVIVETQPVLLKQKRISKTAYEGESVVLSCNPPQSSTPPDIHWMDKRMDHIKESDRVMVGLDGKLYFANLVTNDSKADYICNAQYSEARTILPDTVVSLRVVPSNDVVHGKPPHLLHPSGSHTAVLALRGQSVTLECIPKGLPTPSVEWKKKDGSLAETGGRPERYGRRLLFGNVTQGDDGEYECRAFNSHGSITHSFTVSVEAAPYWVKEPQNLLYSPGETVRLECQAEGIPTPTVTWGINGQLLSEVDADPRRSVSGGVLILKDVEFADTAVYQCEASNKHGSILLNTHLYVAALPPQILTSDALVYRVIEGGSVKLQCESFGSPRPHITWESESLDSVLSDPRISLLTNGTIELSEVTHEDSGQYTCSVKHSNISIVAHLEVFNRTVILKGPENVFVVSGSPALLDCHFHKDHHLHSYQVVWKKDGHKLQESPRDKYTVFDNGTLKVTQTQPDDTASYSCEVITDLDHVEAVGSITVAAKPEAPRSLALSEVRDHSLTLSWTPGDSNNSPITEFIVEALEEHHAEEGRWRWKEWKTVPGDFTHLQLTLHPFCSYSFQVIAVNELGRSVPSVSSERYSTPPAVPNHNPTGVRTVSTDPNTLSITWNEMNASSHNGHGFKYKVLWRKAGQPNAQWNQGFAKSPPFFVNDTGTFTPFEIKVQAVNSVGEGPEADPEVGHSGEDKPEEAPTGVETKVTNNTVRVQWNEARNVRGLLLGYKIYIRRLGSQGERLRRSLGKHHHKEEHRERLERGKDRHRGLREVVVSGKDTWVEVTDLKFYSQYELVVTAFNSKGEGPASPEHRFSTPEGAPGPPASLTFDSPTEKTLTLYWSLPLETNGVLLGYVVQYQQELQSKDGLLQIISIDDPSVTHTTLEHLDPSTYYTFQVIARTAEGNGPPATLRGATLLDGVPPSNITIDPSNTSFNLSWVPEERYRNHGFHIRYLRKNAGGEWQESELVNSTQGSYLLTGLQPGSQYRLVVMHGNATQWEGVAWTREPTPSEMTNRFSTQGWLIGLISAILLLVLILLILCLIKRSKGGKYAVKNKEDKEVDSEVRPMKDETFGEYRSLESDGDEKRSDSQPSLCPDSKLGSDDSLAEYGDSVDIQFNEDGSFIGQYSGRAPVPQGNESSGPTSPVSAAPPPPMAPSMSSVLNRPS; this is encoded by the exons atgtgtgtgtcacagcatTGGAGGATGGGCTCCCCTGCTCTCcccctgctcctcgtcctccttctgtccctcctctcctccacacctcCGTTTGCTCAGGGTGCCATCTCCATCCCCAAAGACT TGTTACAGCCTCCAGTTTTCAAAGAGACACCGACTTCACACACAGCCTTTTTCCGAGAGGACTTCCACCTGCCCTGTAATGCCCATGGGAAACCAGCGCCCAC CTACCGCTGGGTGAAGGACGGCAGCCTGGTGGAGTCAGAGCACACGGGCTCAGGGACACTACAAGCTAAAGAGAAGGAGCCGCTGGAGCTGTACCAGGGCAGCTACCGGTGCTACGCCTCCAACACGCTGGGAACCGCCATCACACAGGCAGTGAAAGTCATCGTGGAGA CTCAGCCCGTTCTTCTAAAGCAGAAGAGGATCAGTAAGACGGCGTACGAGGGGGAGAGCGTCGTCCTGTCGTGTAACCCCCCGCAGAGCTCCACGCCTCCCGACATCCACTGGATGGACAAAA GGATGGACCACATCAAGGAGAGCGACAGAGTGATGGTCGGCCTCGATGGCAAGTTGTACTTTGCTAATCTGGTGACGAATGACAGCAAAGCAGACTACATCTGCAACGCTCAGTATTCAGAGGCCAGGACGATTCTCCCCGACACCGTCGTGTCCCTCAGAGTCGTACCCA GTAATGATGTCGTTCATGGTAAACCACCCCACCTGTTACACCCCTCTGGCTCCCACACTGCAGTGCTGGCCCTTAGGGGCCAGAGCGTTACCCTTGAATGCATCCCCAAAGGCCT ACCCACTCCAAGCGTAGAATGGAAGAAGAAGGACGGCAGCCTGGCCGAGACGGGCGGGAGGCCAGAGAGATACGGCCGCAGGCTTCTGTTCGGCAACGTCACTCAGGGCGACGACGGCGAGTACGAGTGTCGAGCCTTCAACAGCCACGGCTCCATCACACACTCCTTCACCGTCTCCGTGGAAG CGGCTCCGTACTGGGTCAAGGAGCCCCAGAACCTGCTCTACTCGCCAGGGGAGACTGTGCGACTGGAGTGTCAGGCTGAGGGCATCCCCACCCCCACGGTCACGTGGGGCATTAACGGCCAGCTGCTCTCAG AGGTGGATGCTGATCCCCGGCGGAGCGTGTCCGGCGGCGTCCTGATTCTGAAAGATGTGGAGTTTGCTGACACCGCTGTGTATCAGTGTGAGGCTTCCAACAAACATGGCTCCATCCTCCTCAACACCCACCTCTACGTGGCCG cGCTGCCTCCTCAGATCCTGACGTCCGACGCGCTCGTGTACAGGGTCATTGAAGGTGGAAGCGTGAAGCTCCAGTGTGAGTCCTTTGGCTCTCCACGGCCCCACATCACATG GGAGAGTGAGAGCCTGGACTCTGTGCTGTCGGACCCTCGTATCTCCCTGCTGACCAACGGGACCATTGAACTGTCAGAAGTCACTCACGAGGACAGCGGACAGTACACATGCTCTGTCAAACACAGTAACATCTCCATCGTTGCTCACCTGGAAGTCTTCA ATCGGACAGTGATACTGAAAGGCCCAGAGAATGTGTTCGTCGTCAGTGGGAGCCCTGCTCTACTGGACTGTCACTTCCACAAAGACCATCATCTGCACAGTTACCAGGTTGTGTGGAAGAAAGATGGACACAAACTGCAGGAGTCACCACGTGACAA ATACACCGTCTTTGACAACGGCACCTTAAAAGTGACTCAGACTCAACCTGACGACACCGCATCCTATTCCTGTGAGGTCATCACGGACCTGGACCATGTGGAGGCCGTGGGCTCCATCACtgtagcag CGAAGCCAGAGGCTCCCAGGTCTCTGGCTCTGTCTGAGGTCAGGGACcacagcctcactctgagctGGACCCCCGGTGACTCAAACAACAGCCCCATCACAG AGTTCATCGTGGAGGCTCTGGAGGAGCACCACGCCGAGGaaggcaggtggaggtggaaggagtGGAAGACGGTGCCTGGGGACTTCACCCACCTGCAGCTCACCCTTCACCCATTCTGCAGCTACAGCTTTCAGGTCATTGCTGTCAATGAACTGGGCCGAAGTGTCCCGAGCGTGTCATCAGAACGCTACAGCACGCCCCCAGCCG TTCCAAACCACAATCCAACCGGCGTCCGCACTGTGTCCACAGACCCAAACACTCTGAGCATCACATGGAAC GAGATGAACGCAAGTTCACATAACGGTCATGGCTTCAAGTATAAGGTGCTGTGGCGAAAGGCCGGGCAGCCAAACGCGCAGTGGAACCAGGGCTTCGCCAAGTCCCCCCCGTTCTTTGTGAATGACACCGGAACATTCACGCCGTTTGAAATCAAAGTCCAGGCTGTCAACTCAGTTGGAGAGGGACCCGAAGCGGACCCTGAGGTCGGACACTCCGGAGAAGACA AGCCTGAGGAGGCTCCCACCGGAGTTGAGACAAAAGTGACGAACAATACGGTGCGGGTCCAGTGGAACGAAGCCCGTAACGTGCGAGGTCTGCTGCTGGGATACAAG ATCTACATCAGGAGGTTGGGTTCCCAGGGAGAACGGCTTCGCAGGTCTCTTGGAAAGCACCACCACAAGGAAGAACACAGGGAAAGGCTGGAGCGAGGAAAGGACAGACACCGAGGGCTTCGGGAGGTGGTGGTCAGTGGCAAAGACACGTGGGTGGAGGTGACGGACCTGAAGTTTTACTCCCAGTACGAGCTGGTTGTCACTGCCTTCAACAGCAAAGGGGAGGGTCCCGCCTCCCCCGAACATCGCTTCAGCACTCCAGAGGGAG CTCCTGGTCCTCCTGCTTCACTGACGTTTGACAGCCCAACAGAGAAAACACTAACCCTTTACTGGAGCCTTCCACTGGAAACCAACGGCGTCCTGCTGGGATACGTGGTGCAGTATCAGCAGG AGTTGCAGAGCAAAGACGGTCTGCTGCAGATTATCTCCATAGACGACCCCAGCGTGACTCACACCACGCTGGAACATCTGGACCCCAGCACCTACTACACCTTCCAAGTGATCGCACGCACAGCCGAGGGCAACGGGCCGCCCGCCACGCTGAGGGGGGCCACGCTGCTCGATGGGG TTCCTCCGTCAAACATCACCATAGACCCCAGTAACACGTCATTCAACCTGAGCTGGGTGCCGGAGGAGCGGTACAGGAACCACGGCTTCCACATCCGCTACTTGAGAAAGAATG ctggaggcgagTGGCAGGAGTCTGAATTGGTAAACTCCACGCAGGGCTCGTACCTGCTGACCGGCCTCCAGCCGGGCTCTCAGTACCGCCTTGTGGTCATGCATGGAAACGCCACTCAGTGGGAGGGAGTGGCCTGGACCCGAGAGCCAA CGCCGTCCGAGATGACCAATCGATTCTCCACCCAAGGCTGGTTGATAGGACTCATCAGCGCCATCTTGCTGCTGGTGTTAATTCTGCTCATCCTCTGCCTCATCAAACGCAGCAAAGGCGGAAAATATGCAG TGAAGAACAAGGAGGACAAAGAGGTGGATTCTGAAGTCCGGCCAATGAAGGACGAGACGTTTGGAGAGTACAG ATCTCTGGAGAG CGACGGGGATGAGAAGCGCTCCGACAGCCAGCCGTCCCTGTGCCCCGACAGCAAGCTGGGCAGCGACGACTCTCTGGCCGAGTACGGAGACAGCGTGGACATCCAGTTCAACGAGGACGGCTCCTTCATCGGCCAGTACAGCGGCCGCGCGCCCGTCCCTCAGGGCAACGAGAGCTCCGGGCCCACCTCCCCTGTGAGCgccgcccccccgcccccgaTGGCCCCGTCCATGTCCAGCGTGCTGAACCGGCCCAGCTAG